Proteins from a genomic interval of Gemmatimonadales bacterium:
- the nrfD gene encoding NrfD/PsrC family molybdoenzyme membrane anchor subunit, with product MTATTSAPDPARENALPPAPPVKAVQWEWYIPIYFWTSGIAAGSWIVGAAEDLAGARDRHVIRAARYLALGGMLAGSGLLIADLGRPERFHHMLRIVRARSAMSLGSWGLTAFGSCAGAAALLQAAEDGWLGRRPRLARLSRGAAGRALHAVGLPLAAFVGSYTGVLLGSTNTPSWARRADWLGPLFLSSALSSGLAAVGLLAESGRRRCPISGRTGNGRRSRAIARRRAERRLARAEVIALAAELALALRGRASVRALPSDAEAPRSEHLARDLTLALGLGAPLVLAVARVSRRARGVRRKRTKRHAPNHSTTARIERLTAALALAGSLALRYLVTREGLRSARTPADTWRFTETKSAERAPANRARSATDSRVRDQVPAPAVDRPARERPSLL from the coding sequence ATGACGGCCACTACCTCCGCACCCGATCCCGCCCGCGAGAACGCCCTCCCGCCCGCGCCGCCCGTCAAGGCCGTGCAGTGGGAGTGGTACATCCCCATTTATTTCTGGACCAGCGGCATCGCCGCCGGAAGCTGGATCGTGGGGGCGGCCGAGGATCTCGCGGGCGCGCGCGACCGCCACGTGATCCGCGCCGCACGCTACCTGGCCCTGGGTGGGATGCTCGCCGGTTCCGGCCTCTTGATCGCCGACCTGGGCCGGCCGGAGCGATTCCATCACATGTTGCGAATCGTGCGGGCGCGCTCTGCCATGAGCCTCGGCTCGTGGGGACTCACCGCCTTCGGCAGTTGCGCCGGAGCCGCGGCGTTGCTGCAGGCTGCGGAGGATGGATGGCTCGGACGCCGGCCGCGGCTCGCGCGGCTTTCGCGCGGCGCGGCCGGGCGGGCGCTGCACGCCGTCGGGTTGCCACTCGCCGCGTTTGTCGGCAGCTACACCGGTGTCCTGCTCGGATCCACCAACACGCCGAGCTGGGCGCGCCGCGCGGACTGGCTGGGCCCGCTCTTCCTGAGCTCGGCGCTCTCGAGTGGGTTGGCGGCAGTAGGGCTCCTCGCCGAATCCGGGCGGCGTCGTTGCCCAATAAGCGGCCGAACGGGCAACGGGCGGCGAAGCCGCGCGATCGCGCGGCGGCGTGCAGAGCGGCGGCTGGCCCGCGCCGAGGTGATCGCGCTCGCCGCCGAACTGGCCCTGGCACTGCGGGGGCGGGCCTCGGTCCGGGCGCTGCCGTCGGACGCCGAGGCGCCGCGCAGCGAGCACCTGGCCCGCGACCTCACGCTGGCGCTCGGGCTCGGCGCGCCGCTCGTGCTGGCGGTCGCGCGCGTCTCACGCCGTGCCCGCGGCGTGCGCCGGAAGCGCACGAAGCGCCACGCGCCCAATCACTCGACGACGGCGCGCATCGAGCGCCTCACCGCGGCTCTGGCGCTCGCGGGCAGCCTCGCGCTTCGCTATCTCGTCACCCGCGAGGGATTGCGGAGCGCCCGCACTCCGGCCGATACCTGGCGCTTCACGGAAACGAAGAGCGCCGAGCGCGCTCCGGCGAACCGCGCGCGCTCGGCGACGGATAGTCGCGTGCGGGATCAGGTCCCGGCACCAGCGGTCGACCGGCCCGCCCGCGAACGGCCCTCGCTGCTCTGA
- a CDS encoding response regulator — protein MALAQEPANQRDTGRAAQAGSGAILVVDDEEAVRKLTARMLCSGGFDAIEASSGAAAVERLEREAPRIRAAVVDVVMAEMNGRDLGAIIERRWPHIRVLYMTGYAALRSAGTGPLAPPRPLIFKPFTSDQLLARLRSLIEGAGGEGAGGAR, from the coding sequence TTGGCATTGGCGCAAGAACCGGCAAATCAACGCGACACGGGCCGCGCGGCGCAGGCCGGGTCCGGCGCGATTCTCGTGGTCGACGACGAAGAGGCCGTGCGAAAGCTCACCGCGCGGATGCTCTGCTCGGGGGGCTTCGATGCGATCGAGGCCTCGAGTGGTGCGGCCGCGGTGGAACGGCTCGAGCGCGAGGCCCCACGCATCCGCGCCGCAGTGGTCGACGTGGTGATGGCCGAAATGAACGGGCGCGATCTCGGAGCAATCATCGAGCGGCGCTGGCCGCACATCCGCGTGCTCTACATGACCGGCTACGCGGCGCTCCGCTCCGCGGGCACCGGACCGCTCGCCCCGCCGCGGCCGCTCATTTTCAAGCCGTTCACGTCCGATCAATTGCTCGCGCGGCTGCGCTCCCTCATCGAAGGCGCGGGCGGCGAAGGCGCAGGCGGCGCTAGGTGA
- a CDS encoding dienelactone hydrolase family protein, which yields MADERDRITAEQITAERTVEIEAAGARLEADLAVPSGAIGLVAFAHGSGSSRHSTRNRYVAEVLRSGGLATLLMDLLTREEERVDERTGHLRFDIQLLASRLVGATDWLAHDPETRGLRLGYFGASTGAAAALVAAAIRPRAVAAVVSRGGRPDLAGAALPRVRAPTLLLVGSLDVPVIRLNETALRELRAHAQLEIVPGASHLFEEPGTLARVAELATTWFDRFLTARPPAP from the coding sequence ATGGCTGACGAGCGCGATCGCATCACGGCCGAGCAGATCACGGCCGAGCGCACCGTCGAGATCGAGGCGGCGGGCGCCCGACTCGAAGCGGATCTCGCGGTGCCGTCGGGTGCGATCGGCCTCGTAGCGTTCGCGCACGGGAGCGGCAGCAGCCGGCACAGCACGCGCAACCGCTACGTGGCCGAGGTGCTGCGCTCCGGCGGGCTCGCGACGCTGCTCATGGACCTCCTCACTCGCGAGGAGGAGCGCGTCGACGAGCGGACCGGGCATCTCCGCTTCGACATCCAGCTGCTGGCTTCGCGGCTCGTCGGCGCGACGGATTGGCTGGCGCACGACCCGGAAACCCGCGGACTTCGGCTCGGCTACTTCGGCGCGAGCACGGGGGCCGCCGCCGCGCTTGTGGCCGCGGCAATCCGGCCGCGCGCGGTGGCCGCGGTGGTGTCGCGCGGCGGCCGGCCCGACCTCGCTGGGGCGGCGCTCCCGCGGGTGCGGGCACCGACGCTGCTCCTGGTCGGCAGCCTCGACGTGCCGGTCATCCGCCTCAACGAAACCGCGCTGCGCGAGCTTCGCGCGCACGCCCAACTCGAAATCGTGCCGGGTGCCTCGCATCTCTTCGAGGAACCCGGCACGCTCGCCCGCGTCGCGGAGCTCGCGACGACCTGGTTCGACCGCTTTCTCACCGCTCGCCCGCCCGCACCCTGA
- a CDS encoding BON domain-containing protein, which produces MAYYDRSFENRPYGRDYYGRDFYGREPYGREDQWGGASREGGYGNQPWQGREGGYGSSSGYGSGYGAGYGYTPGYQGSYTGYQGYSPGGYQGWSPGQQGWGYGYQGSAQGYQGSRQGQQDYGQGSMAREGWGYGSAYGQGSSGQGNFYSSQRSGGQQYMPWGQQGQHAGRGPKGYQRSDQRVEEDINEGLTRDSEIDASEIEVKVQHGEATLTGTVDSREAKRRAEDIADHCSGVKDVHNNLKVQHQSQSSSQQGSQSSEGRSRAGRSTAGAGT; this is translated from the coding sequence ATGGCGTATTACGACCGCAGTTTCGAAAATCGACCCTACGGGCGCGACTATTACGGCCGCGACTTCTACGGGCGTGAACCATACGGACGGGAGGATCAGTGGGGCGGCGCATCCCGCGAAGGCGGGTACGGGAATCAGCCGTGGCAGGGGCGCGAGGGCGGGTACGGGTCGAGCAGCGGGTATGGGTCTGGATACGGCGCTGGCTACGGGTACACGCCCGGATACCAGGGCTCCTACACGGGGTACCAGGGTTACAGCCCGGGCGGCTACCAGGGTTGGAGCCCGGGGCAGCAGGGCTGGGGCTATGGTTATCAGGGCTCGGCGCAGGGATACCAAGGCTCACGCCAGGGGCAGCAGGACTACGGGCAGGGATCGATGGCGCGTGAGGGCTGGGGTTACGGGTCCGCATACGGCCAGGGCTCGTCGGGCCAGGGCAACTTCTACTCGTCGCAGCGTTCCGGCGGACAGCAGTACATGCCATGGGGCCAGCAGGGCCAGCATGCGGGCCGGGGCCCGAAGGGCTATCAACGTTCGGATCAGCGGGTCGAGGAAGACATCAACGAGGGACTGACCCGCGATTCCGAAATCGACGCGAGCGAGATCGAGGTGAAGGTGCAGCACGGCGAGGCCACGCTCACCGGCACGGTCGACAGCCGCGAGGCCAAGCGGCGCGCGGAGGACATCGCGGACCACTGCTCGGGCGTGAAGGACGTGCACAACAACCTGAAGGTGCAGCACCAGAGCCAGAGCTCCAGCCAGCAGGGCTCTCAGAGCAGCGAGGGCCGTTCGCGGGCGGGCCGGTCGACCGCTGGTGCCGGGACCTGA
- the eutC gene encoding ethanolamine ammonia-lyase subunit EutC gives MSAWDGSPRSVTQPPDAWAAFRQLTPARIGLGRAGVSLPTRAHLDFQLAHARARDAVHLALDAAALATELARALAHTGIDIATVRSAARDRTEYLQRPDLGRRLDDASRARLSTCAAGEAAPPDVAFVVADGLSAAAASRHAAPVLERLVPRLAVSEWRIAPVAVAEQGRVALGDEIGELLGAPLALVLLGERPGLSSPDSLGAYLTWAPTPGRRDAERNCVSNIRPEGLGYAAAADRLLFFLTEARRRRLTGIALKDEWALPGAAAGG, from the coding sequence GTGAGCGCATGGGATGGTAGTCCCCGCTCGGTGACCCAGCCGCCCGACGCCTGGGCGGCGTTCCGGCAGCTCACGCCCGCCCGCATCGGGCTCGGGCGCGCGGGCGTGAGCCTCCCCACCCGCGCACATCTCGATTTTCAACTCGCCCACGCCCGGGCCCGCGATGCGGTGCACCTCGCATTGGATGCCGCGGCGCTCGCGACGGAGCTCGCGCGTGCGCTCGCACATACAGGGATCGACATTGCGACGGTCCGAAGTGCCGCGCGCGACCGGACCGAATACTTGCAGCGCCCCGACCTCGGGCGCCGCCTCGACGATGCTTCACGCGCGCGGCTCTCGACCTGCGCCGCTGGCGAGGCGGCGCCGCCCGACGTCGCCTTCGTCGTGGCGGACGGACTCTCGGCCGCTGCCGCGAGCCGGCACGCCGCGCCGGTACTCGAGCGTCTCGTTCCGCGGCTTGCAGTTTCGGAATGGCGCATTGCGCCGGTCGCCGTGGCCGAGCAGGGGCGGGTGGCGTTGGGCGACGAGATCGGCGAGCTGCTCGGCGCGCCGCTGGCGCTGGTGCTGCTCGGCGAGCGGCCCGGGCTCTCTTCGCCCGATAGCCTCGGCGCCTATCTCACGTGGGCGCCGACGCCCGGGCGGCGCGATGCGGAGCGGAACTGCGTCTCCAACATCCGACCCGAGGGGCTCGGCTATGCGGCGGCAGCCGATCGACTGCTGTTTTTCCTGACGGAAGCGCGGCGGCGCCGGCTCACCGGCATCGCGCTCAAGGACGAGTGGGCGCTGCCCGGCGCGGCCGCCGGCGGGTGA
- a CDS encoding phosphoribosyltransferase — protein sequence MVFRNRKEAGQRLARALAAYAHRLDVLVLALPRGGVPVGFEVAHALGAPLDVFLVRKLGLPGHEELAMGAVATGGLRVLNRDVVELARVDPELIDQVTREEQHELARREQAYRGDHPAPPVEGRTVILVDDGLATGSTMEAAVRALRQRQPARIVVAVPTAPRETCRALRAVADDVVCLTTPEPFHAVGAWYRDFSQTSDEEVRTLLAEAGAGTAGPAAR from the coding sequence ATGGTGTTCCGCAATCGCAAAGAGGCGGGCCAGCGGCTGGCGCGCGCGCTCGCGGCGTACGCGCACCGGCTCGACGTACTCGTGCTCGCACTGCCTCGCGGTGGGGTGCCGGTGGGTTTCGAGGTCGCCCATGCCTTGGGCGCGCCGCTCGACGTATTCCTCGTGCGAAAGCTCGGGCTCCCCGGGCACGAAGAGCTGGCCATGGGCGCGGTCGCCACAGGCGGCCTGCGCGTGCTCAACCGCGATGTGGTGGAGCTGGCGCGGGTCGACCCCGAGCTCATCGACCAGGTGACGCGGGAAGAGCAGCACGAGCTGGCCCGCCGCGAGCAGGCGTATCGGGGCGACCATCCTGCGCCCCCCGTCGAGGGGCGCACCGTCATTCTGGTTGACGACGGCCTCGCCACCGGCTCCACGATGGAAGCGGCGGTGCGCGCGCTCCGGCAGAGGCAGCCGGCGCGTATCGTAGTCGCGGTGCCCACCGCGCCGCGCGAAACCTGCCGCGCGCTCCGCGCCGTGGCCGATGACGTGGTCTGCCTCACGACGCCCGAGCCATTTCATGCGGTCGGCGCCTGGTATCGCGACTTCTCCCAGACGAGCGACGAGGAAGTCCGAACGTTGCTCGCGGAGGCCGGCGCGGGCACCGCCGGCCCAGCGGCCCGCTGA
- a CDS encoding response regulator yields the protein MDAPPPARHVVSGETILVVDDEEVVRRLVARMLLDGGFRVVEAPDGVAALERLRRDSGDIAAVVTDVVMPRMDGRQLAAAIAECWSHIRVLYMTGYPRDRMTTAGRLYPGVPILYKPFTGEQLVRRLRDLLAPRGGPH from the coding sequence ATGGATGCGCCTCCGCCCGCCCGGCACGTCGTGAGTGGCGAGACGATTCTCGTCGTGGATGACGAGGAAGTGGTACGTCGGCTCGTCGCCCGCATGCTGCTCGATGGTGGCTTCCGTGTGGTCGAAGCGCCGGACGGAGTCGCCGCCCTCGAACGTCTGCGGCGGGACAGCGGCGACATCGCCGCGGTGGTGACCGACGTGGTGATGCCGCGCATGGACGGCCGCCAGCTCGCCGCGGCCATCGCCGAGTGCTGGTCGCACATCCGCGTGCTCTACATGACGGGATACCCGCGGGACCGGATGACCACCGCCGGTCGGCTGTACCCCGGCGTTCCCATTCTCTACAAGCCGTTCACCGGCGAGCAGCTCGTGCGCCGGCTGCGCGACCTGCTCGCGCCGCGCGGCGGCCCCCACTGA
- a CDS encoding response regulator: MDELSPRAVVRIPVHRGRATILVVDEAEAVRGESCRVLRRAGYAAIPARGGIEAAWVLRGSGRVDLLISDVSMLECDDYHFGLPLAHMQQWLPVLYIAPWSHEETVRRGILHPGAPYLQKPFPPSALVRAVGRLLHARPRPVPI; encoded by the coding sequence ATGGACGAGCTCTCGCCCCGCGCCGTCGTACGCATACCCGTGCACCGGGGCCGCGCCACGATCCTCGTCGTGGACGAGGCGGAAGCGGTCCGCGGCGAAAGCTGCCGCGTGCTGCGCCGCGCCGGCTATGCGGCGATCCCGGCGCGTGGGGGAATCGAAGCGGCGTGGGTGCTCCGGGGGAGCGGACGCGTCGATCTGCTGATTTCCGACGTGTCCATGCTCGAGTGCGATGACTATCACTTCGGCCTCCCGCTCGCGCACATGCAGCAGTGGCTTCCGGTGCTCTACATCGCACCGTGGAGCCATGAAGAAACGGTGCGCCGTGGCATCCTGCACCCCGGCGCACCGTATCTCCAGAAGCCCTTTCCTCCGTCCGCGCTCGTCCGCGCGGTGGGCCGCCTGCTGCATGCGCGGCCCCGCCCCGTCCCGATCTAA
- a CDS encoding 4Fe-4S dicluster domain-containing protein: protein MTAPGHAGVAHGVRAWDTHGEQAQPAQKTSGTSITPGRAYGFFTDTTLCIGCKACEVACKQWNQLPSDGYELSGHSYDNTRQLGASTWRHVTFIEQFDEDRFAERDFDVFASLPARVEPWGAFTAGEQWAEPGRRWLLMSDVCKHCVNAPCLEACPTGSIIRTEFDSVYVQQDVCNGCGYCVPACPFGVVEVAKGGDGKAHKCTLCYDRLRGGMEPACANACPTDSIQFGPVDELVERAKLRTDELRGRGIPAYLYGTDGVLEDGADTTRLNGLNCFFLLIDRPEVYNLPPVPHRASSATGRGLVTSGLAALGLVAATLWAFAGDR from the coding sequence GTGACCGCGCCGGGGCATGCGGGCGTGGCGCACGGGGTCCGTGCGTGGGATACGCACGGCGAGCAGGCCCAACCCGCACAGAAGACCTCCGGCACATCCATCACGCCGGGGCGCGCGTACGGGTTCTTTACCGACACCACGCTCTGCATCGGGTGCAAGGCGTGCGAGGTGGCGTGCAAGCAGTGGAACCAGCTCCCGAGCGATGGCTACGAGCTGTCCGGACACTCGTATGACAACACCCGGCAACTCGGCGCGAGCACCTGGCGTCACGTCACGTTCATCGAGCAGTTCGACGAGGACCGCTTTGCCGAGCGCGATTTCGACGTCTTCGCGAGCCTGCCCGCCCGGGTTGAGCCGTGGGGCGCATTCACGGCCGGGGAACAGTGGGCGGAGCCGGGCCGGCGATGGCTGCTGATGTCGGACGTGTGCAAGCATTGCGTGAACGCCCCCTGTCTCGAGGCCTGCCCCACCGGTTCGATCATCCGCACCGAGTTCGACAGCGTGTACGTACAGCAGGACGTCTGCAACGGCTGCGGCTACTGCGTGCCCGCCTGTCCCTTCGGCGTGGTCGAGGTCGCCAAGGGCGGCGACGGCAAGGCCCACAAGTGCACGCTCTGCTACGACCGGCTGCGCGGCGGCATGGAGCCGGCGTGCGCCAATGCCTGCCCCACCGATTCGATCCAGTTCGGGCCGGTGGACGAGCTGGTCGAGCGGGCCAAGCTCCGCACGGACGAACTGCGTGGCCGCGGCATTCCGGCATATCTCTACGGGACCGATGGCGTGCTCGAAGATGGCGCCGATACCACGCGACTCAACGGCCTCAATTGCTTCTTCCTCCTTATCGACAGGCCCGAAGTGTACAATCTGCCGCCGGTGCCGCACCGGGCGTCGAGCGCGACGGGTCGCGGGCTCGTCACCAGCGGGCTTGCGGCGCTCGGCCTCGTCGCGGCGACACTCTGGGCCTTCGCGGGGGACCGATGA
- a CDS encoding protein kinase produces the protein MPATTCAGCGAALDPRDLSRCAACGASVSAAAPAADSEELAALRADTVGHYDIMGELGRGGMATVYLAHDIALDRKVAIKVMSPALAAGDGVERFTREARTAAALSHPNIIPIYAVRHTDRLLYFVMKYVNGRPLDTIVRELGPLPIPMVQAILGQVASAFGYAHRHGVVHRDIKPGNMLIDEEGWVAVTDFGIAKVAESEQLTTTGLAVGTPTYMSPEQVTAGPVSGASDQYSLGVVAYEMLTGKPPFQGGGAMAMMYAHVHQPLPPIERADCPDALRDAVMRMLAKEPADRWPSVEDAVGAIGAAPAALDDSTRSQLIALARTGAEEQLAGVARTPRSPIPLVRTPAPRATTPAPAAAPAGAPPVRGVSRRASPISLVLAASGVAIGIGSLWVVAHGRAARGGETATPATVARPAAAGAVMPGDSLSRLAGPASMPAGGAMLASGPPPTSTQSAPPPMLASPLRPAKIEPRPSNVRAKRTSTPADRDGAHGATATAAQPTSAAQSPAPAPTTTPGVASEPAQPAARDAQPISGAMALLGIRAPAMQAAPENPDVRAVESAIRSYAAALEAGNAAEARRIFPAMSDAEHAHFANLFASGGRVSTKWKVSDVVITGDSATVRVRGRTRAAPATGTATDEKLDVRAVVERSSGAWRLRTFGAPELR, from the coding sequence CGCGCCCGCCGCCGACTCGGAGGAATTGGCGGCACTCCGCGCCGACACCGTCGGCCACTACGACATCATGGGCGAGCTCGGCCGCGGCGGTATGGCCACGGTCTATCTCGCGCACGACATCGCGCTCGATCGCAAGGTGGCGATCAAGGTGATGTCGCCGGCGCTTGCGGCGGGCGACGGCGTCGAACGCTTCACGCGCGAGGCCCGGACCGCGGCCGCGCTCAGCCACCCCAATATCATCCCGATCTACGCGGTCCGGCACACCGACCGGCTGCTCTATTTCGTGATGAAGTACGTCAACGGCCGCCCGCTCGACACGATCGTTCGCGAGCTGGGTCCGCTGCCGATCCCCATGGTGCAGGCGATCCTCGGGCAAGTGGCGAGCGCGTTCGGCTACGCCCACCGGCACGGCGTCGTGCACCGCGACATCAAACCCGGCAACATGCTGATCGACGAAGAGGGCTGGGTAGCGGTCACCGACTTCGGCATCGCCAAGGTGGCCGAGTCGGAGCAGCTCACAACGACGGGGCTCGCGGTGGGGACGCCGACCTACATGAGCCCGGAACAGGTGACAGCCGGGCCGGTGAGCGGGGCCTCGGATCAGTATTCGCTGGGCGTGGTCGCGTACGAGATGCTCACCGGCAAGCCGCCGTTCCAGGGCGGCGGGGCCATGGCGATGATGTACGCGCACGTGCATCAGCCGCTGCCGCCGATCGAGCGTGCCGACTGTCCCGATGCGCTGCGTGACGCCGTCATGCGCATGCTCGCGAAGGAGCCGGCGGACCGGTGGCCGTCGGTGGAAGACGCTGTGGGCGCGATCGGCGCGGCACCGGCGGCGCTCGACGACTCGACGCGGAGCCAGCTGATCGCGCTCGCGCGGACCGGCGCGGAGGAGCAGCTCGCGGGCGTGGCGCGGACGCCAAGGAGTCCGATCCCACTGGTGCGGACACCGGCGCCGCGGGCGACGACGCCGGCGCCGGCCGCCGCGCCTGCCGGCGCACCGCCGGTACGCGGAGTGTCGCGGCGCGCATCGCCGATATCGCTCGTGCTGGCCGCGAGCGGGGTTGCCATCGGGATTGGATCGCTGTGGGTCGTGGCGCATGGGCGCGCGGCGCGCGGCGGGGAGACGGCCACGCCGGCGACGGTCGCGCGTCCGGCGGCGGCCGGCGCGGTCATGCCGGGTGATTCGCTGAGCCGGCTCGCGGGGCCTGCGTCGATGCCAGCCGGAGGGGCGATGCTAGCGTCGGGGCCTCCGCCGACAAGCACACAGTCGGCTCCGCCCCCGATGCTAGCATCGCCCCTCCGGCCGGCGAAGATTGAGCCGAGACCGAGCAATGTGCGGGCAAAGCGCACGAGTACGCCTGCCGATCGCGATGGCGCCCATGGCGCGACAGCGACCGCTGCGCAGCCAACGAGCGCGGCGCAATCGCCGGCCCCAGCGCCCACGACGACGCCCGGAGTAGCATCGGAACCGGCGCAACCGGCGGCGCGGGATGCGCAACCGATCTCCGGTGCCATGGCGCTCCTCGGCATCCGCGCGCCCGCCATGCAGGCGGCGCCCGAAAATCCCGACGTGCGCGCCGTGGAGAGTGCGATCAGATCCTATGCGGCGGCGCTCGAGGCCGGGAATGCGGCGGAGGCCAGGCGGATCTTTCCCGCGATGTCCGACGCGGAGCATGCACACTTCGCGAATCTGTTTGCGTCGGGCGGGCGGGTGAGCACCAAATGGAAGGTGTCCGACGTCGTCATCACCGGCGATTCGGCCACGGTGCGGGTACGTGGCCGCACCCGTGCGGCACCCGCGACCGGTACCGCGACCGACGAGAAACTGGACGTGCGGGCCGTGGTCGAGCGGAGCAGTGGCGCCTGGCGCCTCCGCACGTTCGGGGCGCCGGAGCTCCGCTGA
- a CDS encoding putative metal-dependent hydrolase, whose protein sequence is MTDLRYPIGTFEPPVRSEPYERQARIAQIAQAPAALRRVVSGLSDAQLDTPYRPGGWTVRQVAHHLPDSHLNAYMRMRLALTEDEPAIKSYAEERWAELPDARGAPVELSLALLDALHARWMLLLGALEPVHFARAYRHPEMGRVPLDMAIALYAWHGRHHVAHISTLRERMGW, encoded by the coding sequence ATGACCGACCTGCGTTACCCCATCGGGACATTCGAGCCGCCGGTCCGCTCCGAGCCCTACGAGCGCCAGGCGCGCATCGCGCAGATTGCGCAGGCGCCGGCCGCGCTTCGCCGCGTGGTCTCGGGGCTCTCCGACGCACAGCTCGACACTCCGTACCGACCCGGTGGCTGGACCGTGCGCCAGGTGGCGCATCATCTGCCCGACAGCCACCTGAACGCCTACATGCGGATGCGGCTCGCGCTGACCGAGGACGAACCGGCGATCAAGTCGTATGCCGAGGAACGGTGGGCCGAGCTGCCCGACGCGCGGGGCGCGCCGGTGGAGCTGTCGCTCGCGCTGCTCGACGCGCTGCACGCGCGCTGGATGCTGCTCCTTGGCGCGCTCGAGCCGGTGCACTTTGCCCGTGCGTACCGCCACCCGGAAATGGGACGCGTGCCGCTCGATATGGCCATCGCGCTCTATGCCTGGCACGGGCGCCATCACGTCGCGCACATCTCTACTCTCCGTGAGCGCATGGGATGGTAG